The Paenibacillus mucilaginosus 3016 genome includes the window GGCACTTCGGCTCCGGCACCAGCCGCGGCCCGCTCGGCCACCTCTGCGGCAGGCGCCGCTGCAGCCCGCTTCGCCGCCTCGGGATTCGGCACATAGCCTGCGAGCGCTCCCGCCACGGCGGCGATGTGCTCCGGCGTCGTGCCGCAGCAACCGCCGATGATGCGGGTGCCGAGATCGGCGAAGCGGCGTGCCGTCTCGCCGAAATACTGCGGCGTGGCCGGGAACGAGTAGCGCCCGTCGACATAGTCGGCGAGGCCCGCGTTCGGGAAGACCGAATACGGCGGATGGTCGGCTTCCGCCGCGGCCGCCCCTTCGAGGGAACGCAGCAGGCCGTTCGGACCGCTGCGGCAGTTGAGGCCGACCACGTCGGCGCCGGCTTCGAGCAGCTTCGCGAACGCCTCCTTCAGCGGCACGCCGTCCTGCGTCACGCCCGCCCCTTCCGTAGCGAACTGGCAGATGACCGGCAGATCGCTGATCCGCCGCACTTCCTTCAGGGCGATGAGCATTTCGTCCAGGTCCAGGAACGACTCGAGCAGCAGACCGTCCACCTTCGTATCGCAGAGAATGGAAATCTGCTCGCGCAGGTCCTCCCTGACCTTGTTCGTTCTGACGTTCTTCCGCTTGCCAGCCCGGATCGACCCGACGGCGCCGACGACATAGGCGTCCTCGCCCACGGCCCGGCGCGCCAGCTCCACGCCCGCACGGTTGATCGCCTCGACCTCGCCTTCGAGGCCGAACTTCGACAGCTTCTCCCGGTTCGCCGAGAACGTATTCGTCTCGATCAGCCTCGCCCCCGCCTCATAATACCGGCGGTGAACGTCCATGATGACGTCGGGCTTCAGCAGATTCAACTCTTCATATGATATGCCGATGGGAAACCCCATCTGGTACAGGTAAGTCCCCATGGCTCCGTCCCCGACCAGTACCTGGCTGCGGAGCGCCTCTCTAAGTCCCGGCTTCATTCGCGGCAGCCCCCTTCTCTCCATGATGAACCATATCTCTTGTCTTCAAACCGTCCTAGAAGCTTCCTTCAAAAACAAATTCGGCCGGACCGGTCATATACACGCGGTTATCTTCCTCATTCCATTCGATGAGGAGGTCGCCGCCCTTCAGCGATACCGCCGCTTCGCGGTCGAGCACGCCGTTGAGCACCCCGGCGACCAGCGTCGCGCAGGCTCCTGTACCGCAGGCCAGCGTCGGACCCGCTCCCCGTTCCCACACCCGCATATCCGCATGCCCCCGGCTGCGGACCGTCACGAACTCCACGTTCGTCTTCCGCGGGAAGAGTTCATGGGTCTCGAGCTTCGGCCCCCAGGCGTACAGGTCTTCGCCCGGCGCGTCGTCCACGAAGATTACGCAGTGCGGATTGCCCATAGATACCGCGGTGAAGCGCAGCTCGCGGCCGTCGACCGTCAGCGGGTATTCCACAATCTTCTCCGCGTCGACCGTCGTAGGGACCGCCAGGCCGCCCAGCACCGGCTCTCCCATATCCACACGGACGGCGGTGACCCGGCCTTCCTCGAACGTCAGCACGACCGGCTGGACGCCGGCCCCAATCGTTTCGATGGTAAGATGGCTCCTGCCTTGCTCGACCAATCCTTTGTCATGAATATATTTGGCTGCGCACCGGATGGCGTTGCCGCACTGCTCCGCCTCCGTGCCGTCGGAATTGATGATGCGCATCGTGTAATCGGCCCGCTCGGAGGGAAGGACGAAGACCAGTCCGTCCGCTCCCACCCCGAAGTGGCGGTCGCACAGACGCAGCGCCAGCGCGCCGGCATCCTCCGGAAGACGGTCATGGCCGTGGAGAACAATGAAATCATTGCCGAGGCCCTGCATTTTCGTAAAATTCGTCGTTTTCATCGAGAGAACTCCCGTTTTTCGCATTTTATCCCATACTATAACGCACTTTGGCAGGGATGCATAGCGTTTTCCGCCAAATTTTAAAGGATACGGGCCCAAAATGCAAACAAGCCGAACCTCACCAGAGGTCCGGCCTGCAGAGCCTTAAGCGGGTGCTTCAACGAACAAGCGGCTCATACCTTCACACGATTACCGCGTGACCGGCTTGGCGCCTTTGGAGCCCGGGCCGTAGACGGCCGGCTTGCGCTTCGCGGGCTTGCTCATCAGGGAGCCAAAGCCCATGAGGAAGGTCGGAATGCCGGCGAAGCCGAGCACGAGCGCCCAGTCGGCAAGACCCAGCGGCACCGTCTTGAAGATCGGCTGAAGCTGCTCCACGTACAGCACGGGGAACATCAGCAGCAGCGAAGACACCACCGCGAGGACGAGCCAGACGTTCTGCAGCGGGTTGCGGTGGAAGATCGAACGCGAGCTGCGGCAGTCGAAGACATGGATGAGCTGCGCCATGACGAGCGTGGCGAAAGCGACCGTTTGGGCTTTGATGAGCGCGTCCGCGCTGTCCCCGCCCTGCTTCAGCGCAATATAGAATGCAGCCAGCGTGCAGACCCCGATCAGGATGCCGCGCGAGATGATCTTCCAGCCGAGCCGGCGGGCGAAGATGTTCTCCTTGGCCGGACGCGGCTTGTGCTGCATGAGGTCCTTCTCTGCCTGGTCGACCCCGAGCGCCATCGCGGGCAGGCCGTCGGTCACGAGATTGACCCAGAGAATCTGGATCGGCACAAGCGGCAGAGGCAGCCCCGCCATCATCGCCAGGAACATCGTCATGATCTCGCCCACGTTCGAAGCGAGCAGGTAGCGGATGAACTTGCGGATGTTCTCGTAGATGCCCCGGCCCTCTTCGATAGCCGATACAATGGTTGCGAAGTTGTCGTCGCTGAGCACGAGCGAGGACGCCTCCTTCGAGACGTCCGTCCCGCTGATGCCCATCGCGATCCCGATATCCGCCGCCTTGATCGCCGGCGCGTCGTTGACGCCGTCGCCGGTCATCGCTACCGTGTGGCCTCCGCGCTGCAGCGACTTCACGATCCGCAGCTTATGCTCGGGGGACACGCGGGCGAACACGAACACATCCTCGATGACCTTGTCGAGCTCGTCGTCTCCCATCGCGGCCAGCTGCTGGCCGTTCAGGGTGCGGCCGTCCTGCGGGAGAATGCTGAGCTGGCGGGCGATCGCCTCGGCCGTCGTCTGGTGGTCTCCCGTGATCATTACGGTCTTGATTCCGGCGCGGCGGCACTTCAGGATCGCTTCGCGGACTTCGCGGCGCGGCGGATCGATCATCCCCGTGAGCCCCACGAACACCAGCTGCGACTCCACCTCCCGCTCGTCCTCGCCCCGTTCACTCCCTTTCAGATCCCGGTAAGCCAGACCGAGTACCCGCAGCGCATTCTTGGCCATCCCTTCATTGGCCGCCAGCACCTTGGACTTCAGCGTCGGCGTGAACGGGATCACCTTCTCGTCCCAGAGCACATAGGCGCACTGCTGGATGAGCAGATCCGGCGCCCCCTTCGTGCAGACCATCCGGCCTCCCTGGTGCTCCACGACCACGGACATCCGCTTGCGCTCCGAATCGAACGGCAGCTCGTGGACCCTGCGGTACAAGCCGTCCAGGGAAGCGTGCGTCAGCCCCGCCTTGGCCCCGAGCACCACCAGCGCCCCTTCGGTCGGGTCCCCCTTGATGTTCCACTGGCTGCCGGGCTCCTCGTCCTTTTTCTTCTTGCCGTCCGTACTGCGTTCTTCTTCATACAGCTGGGCATTGTTGCAGAGGACCGACACCTGCAGCAGCCGGCGCAGCATCTGGTGGTTGCGCACGTCGATGCTCCTGCCGTCCCGCAGAATCTCGCCGTTCGGCACGTAGCCGTCGCCTGTCACCTCCAGCACATCTCCGCCGAGCCACAGGTGGGTGACGCTCATTTTGTTCTGGGTCAGGGTGCCGGTTTTGTCCGAACAGATGACGGACGCGCACCCCAGCGTCTCCACCGACGGCAGCTTGCGTACAATGGCTTTGCGCTGAATCATCCGCTGCACGCCGAGCGCCAGGGCGATCGTCACGATCGCGGGCAGCCCTTCCGGGATCGCCGCCACCGCGAGCGACACGCCCGCGAGGAACATGCCGTACGGCTCCTGGCCGTGCAGGATGCCTGCCGCGACCACCAGCACGGTAAGCCCCAGGGCGACGATAATCAGAATTTTGCCCAGCTGCTCCAGCCGGTGCTGCAGCGGGGTCTCCTGGGCGTCCGTCTGCTGGATGAGATCGGCGATCTTGCCCATCTCCGTCTTCATGCCCGTGCGGATGACCACGCCCTTCGCCGTGCCGCGGGTGAGCATCGTCCCCATGAAGCCGAGGTTGCGCTGGTCTCCGAGCGGAATCTCCTCCCCGAGCAGCGCCTCCGTATGCTTGGCCACCGGCACGGATTCCCCCGTCAGGGCGGACTCCTCGGCGTAGGCGCCGTACGCTTCGATGAACCGGACGTCCGCCGGCACGCGGTCGCCGCTCTCGAGCAGCACGATATCCCCGGGCACGAGATCCCTTGCGGGGACCAGCTCCACCCGGCCGCCGCGCAGCACTTTGGCGTTAGGCGCCGAGAGCTCCTTCAGCGCGCGCAGCGATCTCTCCGCGCGGAACTCCTGCACGAAGCCGAGAATCCCGTTCATAATGATAATGGCGATAATCGTGACCGCATCGAGATATTCGCCGAGCAGCCCCGAGACGAGTGTCGCACCGACAAGCACCAGCACCATGAAATCCTTGAACTGGTTCAGAAACAGGGTGATCGGCGAAATGCCCTGCCCTTCCGCCAGCTCGTTCTTCCCGTGTTCGGCGAGCCGCCCCTGCGCCTCCTCTTCGCTCAGCCCTTGCGAGGGCTCGGTTCCCGACGTCTGAAGGATCTCCTGGACCGTCATGTGAACCCACGATTTCTGACTCATCTGCTTTATCCCTCCCAATAGGTTGTCTAGGCTAAATGTATTCAGACAAGCCGGAAAATAGCACCGGGTACCGGCCGGGACACAGATCCGGAGGGAGCCGAGTGAGGAGCAGCGCAGGCAGGAACTTCAGGGCCTTGCGGGGCAGGAGGAAGCGCTTGCCTTAGCCTGTCTGTAGACGTTCTTCAGGACAAAATGACGCCCCCGCCTCTTCCGTTCTGCGGGCTTTCGGAGACCGCTCTTAAAATTTTCTCAAAAATATGGCATGATAGGGAGTGGCGCAGATCATTTATCGCCAGGAATGGAGTTGTCCCTCATGTCATTCGACGGTCTCGTCGTCCACTGTCTCGTCCGCGAGCTTCAGAGCCTCGTAGGCGGCAGAATCAATAAAATCCAGATGCCCACCGAAAACGACATCCTGCTGCAGGTCCGCGCACCGGGCCGCAGCGTCAAGCTTCTGCTCTCCGCCAACCCGACCTACCCGCGGGTGCATCTCACCGAGGAAAGCTTCCTGAATCCGAAGGAAGCCCCGATGTTCTGCATGCTGCTGCGCAAGCACTGCGAGGGCGGCATCATCGAGAGCATCGAGCAGCCGGGGCTCGAGCGGATCATCCACTTCGGCATCCGCCAGCGGGATGAGCTCGGGGATCTCAGCACCAAAAAGATCATCGTCGAGATCATGGGCCGCCATAGCAATATCATCCTCACCGACCCGGGGGCGGACACGATCATCGACGGCATCCATCACGTCACGCCGGCCATCTCCTCCTACCGGATCGTCATGCCGGGCAGTGCCTACACGGCGCCGCCGGAGCAGTACAAGGCGATGCCGCTCGAGGTGGCGGAGGGGCAGTTCGCCGCCCTGATGACCGAAGCCGCCGAATCGGCCGAGCCGGGTGACGGCGCCGCCCCCCGCTTCTGGGAAGGGGCGCTTGTGCAGCGCTTCAGCGGCTTCTCCCCGCTGGCCGCCCGCGAGCTTGTCCACCGGGCGTCCGGCGGCGGGACGGTCCTCGAACCGGCCACCGCTCCGGCCCGGCTGTGGCCGCCGTTCGCGGAGCTGATGCAGCGGCTGCGCGGCGGCGAAGCCGAGCCGGTGATCGTGGAGCAGACCGCCTCCGGCAAGGCCTTCTTCTCCATCCTGCCGCTGACGCACATCGAAGGCGAGACCCGGCGGTACCCCACCGTGTCCGAGCTGCTTGAGGCGTATTACAGCGACAAGGCGGAGCGCGATACGGTCAAGCAGCGCGTGTCCGATCTCATCCGCCTGCTCTCCAACGAGCGCGCCAAGAATGTGAAGAAGCTCGAGAAGCTGCAGGAGACGATGGAGGACGCCCGCGACGCCGACCGCTTCCGCATCCTCGGAGAGCTCCTGACCGCCTCCATGCACATGCTCCGCAAAGGGGAAAAGCAGATCGAGGTGATCAATTACTATGATGAAGACCAGAAGCCGGTCGTCATCGAGCTCGATCCCCTGCTGACTCCGTCGGAGAATGCGCAGCGCTACTTCAAGAAATACACGAAGAGCAAAAACTCGCTGATCGCGGTGGAAGAGCAGATGAACCAGGCCCATGAGGAGATCCGGTACCTGGACACGCTGCTGCAGCAGCTCGCCTCCGCCTCGCTTCCGGATATCGAAGAGATCCGGGAGGAGCTGATGGAGATGGGCTACCTGCGGGCCCGCGGGCGCAAGGGAACGAAGAAGAAGGCGAACGCAAAGCCGGTGCTCGCCTGCTATACCTCCTCGGAAGGCATTCCGATCTACGTCGGCAAGAACAACACCCAGAACGAATACCTGACGAACCGGCTCGCCCACGCAGGCGATACCTGGCTGCACACCAAGGACATCCCGGGCTCGCATGTCGTCATCCGCAGCCCCGAGTTCGGCGAGAGCACGCTGCATGAAGCCGCCCAGCTGGCGGCGTACTTCAGCCAGGCCAAGGAATCCAGCGGGGTGCCTGTCGACTACACGCTGATCAAGCATGTCCGCAAGCCCAGCGGAGCGAAGCCGGGCTTTGTGATCTACGATCACCAGCGTACGCTGTTCGTGACGCCCGATTCCGAGCGGATCAAGGCGCTGCCTGTGGCCTCCAAATAAAGCGGCCTTTTCCGGGCAGTCCTGACGCACACGACCCAAGCTGGCCCCTCGCTCGGTATAAGAAAGACGGGCGGGGGCGGCATCGGGGGCGTACCGCCGCAGAAAGGTGAGGCATCGTGAGCAGGGGCACAGGCTCCTGCTGCCAAGCGTCAGCAGGCAGATTCAAAGCAGGCTGGTCCCAAGGGGGCCCGTTCCCGGATCAAGGGCGCATAACGCCGCCTCCAGGGCCAGGGGCTCCCCTTCGGCTGCCCCTGCGCTCCGCTGCCGCTTCCTGCCCAAGCGCAGGCATCCGTCGGCACCCTGCTGTGGAACACTTGCTCCGCTCAAAAGGCCGCTCGCCCGCGCTCCCACGTACGCCAAAGAAGCACGCAGCCCGTCCCCCCGGACGGCCGCGTGCTTCTTTTTTATGTCCATGCGATTCATGATGCTGTTCCTCCGGCTTTTCCTGTACAGCCGGCAGTCCGCCGGCCTCAGCCGATCAGCCGCCTCATCTTCTGCACGGCCTCCTGGGCGTCGCCCGCCAAGGTGTGGACGACCTTCGTGCCCGGCAGCACGGCATCCCCGGTCACCGAGCGCCCGCCGATGAACACCTTCGTCCGCAGCCCGAGCCCGCCGATCCGGCGGTCCAGCTCGCGGTAGAACGGAAGCGCCGCCTCCAGCAGCTCCTCCGAGGACGAGCCGAAGGCGAAGGCGGCCGGCTTCATCTGCCCGAGGCAGTCGAAGATCCCCTTCTCGGAGGGCGATGCCCCGAGATAGACGATCTGGTAGCCGGCCTGCAGCATGAAATAGCCGAAGAACAGCACCCCCAGCTCGTGCCGCTCTCCCGGGGAACAGGCCGTCACGATCAGCGGGGTATCGGGAGAGCGGTGATACAGATTGCGGAGCGCCAGCAGCCGCTCCCGGATGAAGTGGCTGCCGAAGTGCTCCTGGTACTCCGAGATCTCCCCGCGTTCCCAGCGGTCCCCGAGCTCTACGAGCACGGGCGCCAGCACCTGGAGCAGCACAAAGTCCATATGGTGCAGCGCGAGCAGCTGGTCGAAGAACCGCTGCGCCCCGATCTGGTCCAGCCGCAGAAAAAGCTGCAGCAGGCTTTCCCGGTAATCCGCCGCTTCGCCGTTCGGCTGCTGCAGCGGCAGCACGGCAGGCTCAGACTCAGGCTTGGACAGGGCAAGCCCGCCGGGCTCCGGCCCCATCGCTTTGAGCTCTTCGGCCGCGAGCCCGATGGGCACGCCTTCGTCGACCTTACGCTTCAGATACAGCAGAACCTCGATATCGTTCTTCGTATAGCCCCGGTATCCGTTCGGAAAACGCGAGGGCGATACCGCCCCGTACCGCTCCTCCCACTTGCGGATCAACTGTGTCGATAAGCCCGTTCTCATCGACACTTCCTTGATGGTATACAATCGCTGATTCATGAAGCCGACCCCCGAACCTTTGGTGGCCTCATTATAAACCATTTACAAAGCTTATACAAGGAAGGAAGGATCAGCCAAAAGCCTGTGCCTTCAGGAGCTCAGCGCCGGCAGCAGGATCTCCACCGTGGTGCCGACGCCCTCCTTCGAGGAGATCTGCATCGTGCCTTGATGGTTCTCGATGATCTTGTACGACACCATGAGTCCGAGGCCCGTGCCCTTGTTCTTCGTGGTGAAGAAGGGCTCGCCGATCCGGGCCAGCTTGCTCTCGGGGATCCCGAGTCCCTGGTCGATGAAGGAGACCCGCAGTCTCCGGTCTTCCGTACGCTTCGCGCGGACTGTGATCGTCCCGCCCTTCGGCATCGCCTCGACGCTGTTCTTGAGCACGTTGATGAACACCTGCTTGAGCTGGTTCTCCACGCAGCTCACATACGGCAGCGGCTCGTCGATCTCCGTTTCGATCTCCACATTCGAGATGATCGCCTGCGTATCGAGCAGCATGATGACGTCCTGGAGAATCGAGGGCACCGACTTCGGCAAATAATCGACGGCCTGCGGCTTCGCCAGCACGAGCAGCTCGCTCACGATCTCTTCGATCCGCTCAAGCTCCGCCGACATGATGGCCAGGTAGCTCTCGTTATGCCCGCCGGTGCCCATCAGCTTGGTGAAGCCCTTGAGCGCCGTGAGCGGGTTGCGGATCTCGTGCGCGATGCCGGCGGCGAGCTGGCCGACGGCCGAGAGCATCTCGCTCTTGCGCAGCAGCTCCTCGGTCTGCTTGCGGTCGGAGATATCCTCGGCGATCCGCAGGTAATGCTGGGTCCGTCCCTCGCCGTCCTTGATTGGCAGGAACCGCACCGACTCCCAATACGTCTCCCCGTCCTTGCGGCGGCTGTGCAGCTCGCCTCTCCATTCCCGGCCGGAGCTCAGGGTGCTCCAGACCTCGGTGAAGGAGACCGAGGAGGCCTGCCAGTCGTTGAGCTCCCGGAAGTGGACGCCGATCATCTCGGACTGGGCATGTCCGGTCACCTCGGCGAACTTGGGGTTCGCGTACATGATTATCCCCTCGAGATTGGCCAGCAGCGTGATCGAAGGGCTCTGCTCGATGGCGTGCGAGAGCTTCAGCAGCTCTTCGTTCGCCGATTTGAGCTCCGTAATGTCGACGAACGTCAGCACGATGCCCTTGATGAAGTGATCGCCCGTCCGGTAAGGCAGCACGCGCAGCATGTACCAGCTGCCGCTGCGGCTCTGGATTTCCTTCTCGACCGGCACGAGGGTCCGAAGCACCGTCTCCGCGTCCTGCACGATGCCTTCGTACAGGAAATTATGCGAGATGTGCCGGATCGGACGGCCGTAATCCACCTCGAGGAGATTGATCTCCCGGGTGATCGCCGGCGTGAAGCGCCGGATGCGCATTTCTTTATCGAGAAAAATCGTGCCGATCTTCGTGCTCACCAGGAAGTTGTCCATGTCGTTGTTGAGGTCCGTCAGCTCCTGGATCTTGTACTGGTACTCCGTGTTCACCGTGACGAGCTCTTCGTTCACCGACTGCAGCTCCTCGTTGGTGCTCATGAGCTCCTCATTGGCTGCGACAAGCTCCTCATTGGTCGCCTGCAGCTCCTCGTTGGACGTCTCCAGCTCTTCAATGGTCGCCTGAAGAGACTCCTCCGCCCGCTGCAGCTCCTGTTCCAGTTCGACGATCCGCTGGTTCACGTTGTGGTCCATATCGAACGCTTCGGGAATCTGCGGGGCCGGCGGCGGCAGATCCGCATCCTCGAAGGTGACGAGCACGAGCCGGTCGAACTTTTTGTTTTTGGTTGAAAACGGCTTCACAGTAAGATTGATGTAAGGCGACTGATCGGAATTATTCAGCCTGATGTCCTGGTAGTAGATCGTCCGCTGCTCCTTGCGTACCTTCTGCACCGCGGTGACGATCGCCACCGCCAGATGCGCCTCCACCATCTTGTAGATGTTCCAGCTCGGCTTGCCCCGGGCCAGCGCCAGATAGGGGTTGATGTTGCCGCTGAGATGGAGCACCTCGTTGTTCTCGTCGAGGACCATGCAGGGCGGCATATGCTCGTCCACGAAGGAGGTGTAGAGATCGTCGGGCTTGCGGTACGCCGGGATCTCCCTCAGCGTGGTGTAGCCTCGGCGCGCCAGCTGGTGCACCTTCGTGATGTCCACGCTGTCGCTGACCTCCACCGCACTCGGAATCGGGGACCCGGACATCCGGCTGCGCTGCTGGAAGATGTTCCACTTCCGGTCGAAGGCGTAGAACAGGGAGCTCAGCTTGCCCACCGTCTCACTCGGGCCAAGGAACATAAAGCCGTTCGGATTCAGCGCAAAATGAAACAAGGACAGCACCTTCTGCTGCACGTCGGACTGAAGGTAGATCAGCATATTGCGGCAGGTCACCAGGTCCAGGTTGCTGAACGGTGGGTCCTTGGTAATGTTATGGGGAGCAAACACGACCATCTTGCGGATGCTCTTGCTCACCTGGTAGTTCTCGCCGACCTGGGTGAAGTGTTGCTGCAGAAGCTCGGAAGGAACGCTCCGCACGGCGGATTCGGGATATACCCCCTGGGAGGCATACTCGATCGAATCCCTGTCGAGATCCGTAGCAAAAATCTTCACCGTGTAAGGCAGCTCCTGCCCCGAGATCAGCTCATCGAAAAGCATGGCCAGAGAATAGGCCTCCTCACCGGTCGAGCAGCCGGCCACCCAGATGCGGATGTGCCCCTCCCGCTTCTTGTTCTCGATAATGGCCGGCAGCACTTTGACGCGAAGGATCTCGAAGGCCTCCGGGTCCCGGAAAAAATGCGTCACGCCGATAAGCAGATCCTTGCTCAGGCTCGCCAGCTCGTCCGGCTGGTTCCCGAGCAGGCGCAGGTAGGCATCGGAGGTGGTGACGCCGAGCAGATTCATCCGCCGCTCGATCCGGCGTAAGATGCTGTTCTCCTTGTAGTAGCTGAAGTCAATCCCGCTTGCGTTCTTGAGCAGCTCAAGGAAAGACGGCAGGGACAGCAGGTCAAGCCGGCCGCTGCTGCCCGGGTCGCTCTCCCCGTCCTCCCACTCGATCTCCGGATCTCCGGTGGTCCACTCGATCAGGTAGTCGGCCATCGCCTGAGGGGTCATCACCTGGTCGACGATGCCGGTCAGACGGGCGCTGTTCGGCATGCCGTCGAACTTGGCCGTAAGCTCGTCCTGCACGATCACAAGCCCGCCGTGCTCCTTGATCGCCTCGACGCCGCGCGTTCCGTCGCTTCCCGTTCCCGAGAGAATCACCCCGATCGCCCGGCTGCCGATATCCTTGGCCAGCGAGGTTAAGAACATATCGATCGGCAGGTTGAGTCCGGTCGTCTGCCGGTGCTCGGTCACCTGCAGCGTGCGCCCGGCGATCGTCATGTCCTTTTTGGGAGGAATGAGATACACGCAGTTGGGGCGCACCTCCATGAGATGCTCCGCCTCATAAATATTCATGGATGTGTTCTTCGTCAGGATCTCGGCCATAAAGCTCTTGTAATTCGGAGACAAGTGCTGAACGACAACGAAAGAAAGCCCGCAGTCGGGCCTCATATGGTCAAAAAACTGCTGAAGCGCCTCAAGCCCCCCCGCGGATGCGCCGATCCCGACGATAAATCCGCCGGGAGGGGATTGTTCCTGCACATCCTGTTCCGATAGAATGGTGCTCATCTGCCTCAACCTCTTTTCCAGCACGGACGCGGCTTGATTTTGCAGCAGTCAAACCGTGACCTGGGATTATAGCAATTCGGCTGTGTTCTGCATCAAAACGACTGTTCATCCATTATAACCCTTTTTAGGCTCCTTGTGCTTTCTTTTTTATAGTGTGAAACGGCTTCCCCGGTGGTAGAACCCGCGTTTCCGCTACAATAATAAGAGCGTCACGGCTTCGACTTCCCGACTAAAGAAGGTGAACTCCAAATGAACTTTCACGCCGAACTCTTGGC containing:
- a CDS encoding calcium-translocating P-type ATPase, SERCA-type, which produces MSQKSWVHMTVQEILQTSGTEPSQGLSEEEAQGRLAEHGKNELAEGQGISPITLFLNQFKDFMVLVLVGATLVSGLLGEYLDAVTIIAIIIMNGILGFVQEFRAERSLRALKELSAPNAKVLRGGRVELVPARDLVPGDIVLLESGDRVPADVRFIEAYGAYAEESALTGESVPVAKHTEALLGEEIPLGDQRNLGFMGTMLTRGTAKGVVIRTGMKTEMGKIADLIQQTDAQETPLQHRLEQLGKILIIVALGLTVLVVAAGILHGQEPYGMFLAGVSLAVAAIPEGLPAIVTIALALGVQRMIQRKAIVRKLPSVETLGCASVICSDKTGTLTQNKMSVTHLWLGGDVLEVTGDGYVPNGEILRDGRSIDVRNHQMLRRLLQVSVLCNNAQLYEEERSTDGKKKKDEEPGSQWNIKGDPTEGALVVLGAKAGLTHASLDGLYRRVHELPFDSERKRMSVVVEHQGGRMVCTKGAPDLLIQQCAYVLWDEKVIPFTPTLKSKVLAANEGMAKNALRVLGLAYRDLKGSERGEDEREVESQLVFVGLTGMIDPPRREVREAILKCRRAGIKTVMITGDHQTTAEAIARQLSILPQDGRTLNGQQLAAMGDDELDKVIEDVFVFARVSPEHKLRIVKSLQRGGHTVAMTGDGVNDAPAIKAADIGIAMGISGTDVSKEASSLVLSDDNFATIVSAIEEGRGIYENIRKFIRYLLASNVGEIMTMFLAMMAGLPLPLVPIQILWVNLVTDGLPAMALGVDQAEKDLMQHKPRPAKENIFARRLGWKIISRGILIGVCTLAAFYIALKQGGDSADALIKAQTVAFATLVMAQLIHVFDCRSSRSIFHRNPLQNVWLVLAVVSSLLLMFPVLYVEQLQPIFKTVPLGLADWALVLGFAGIPTFLMGFGSLMSKPAKRKPAVYGPGSKGAKPVTR
- a CDS encoding bifunctional homocysteine S-methyltransferase/methylenetetrahydrofolate reductase, encoding MKPGLREALRSQVLVGDGAMGTYLYQMGFPIGISYEELNLLKPDVIMDVHRRYYEAGARLIETNTFSANREKLSKFGLEGEVEAINRAGVELARRAVGEDAYVVGAVGSIRAGKRKNVRTNKVREDLREQISILCDTKVDGLLLESFLDLDEMLIALKEVRRISDLPVICQFATEGAGVTQDGVPLKEAFAKLLEAGADVVGLNCRSGPNGLLRSLEGAAAAEADHPPYSVFPNAGLADYVDGRYSFPATPQYFGETARRFADLGTRIIGGCCGTTPEHIAAVAGALAGYVPNPEAAKRAAAAPAAEVAERAAAGAGAEVPTEPSIVDLVRQRHTVIVELDPPKDLDIGKFMEGTEALKKAGVDALTMADNSLAVTRMSNLALGSIVKERTGIRPLIHIACRDRNLIGTQSHMMGLHALGIDHVLAVTGDPARFGDLPGSSSVYDLTSFEIIRMIKQLNEGIAFSGKPLKKQANFIIGAAFNPNVKYLDKAVQRLERKVEAGADYIMTQPVYNAELIEQVYEATKHLSVPIFIGIMPLASGNNAEYLHNEVPGIQLSDDVRKRMSGLRGEEGRAMGVQIGRELLDAAMRRFNGIYLMTPFLAYEMTVQLTEYVWEKAGRRHLSPLPK
- the dapF gene encoding diaminopimelate epimerase, translated to MKTTNFTKMQGLGNDFIVLHGHDRLPEDAGALALRLCDRHFGVGADGLVFVLPSERADYTMRIINSDGTEAEQCGNAIRCAAKYIHDKGLVEQGRSHLTIETIGAGVQPVVLTFEEGRVTAVRVDMGEPVLGGLAVPTTVDAEKIVEYPLTVDGRELRFTAVSMGNPHCVIFVDDAPGEDLYAWGPKLETHELFPRKTNVEFVTVRSRGHADMRVWERGAGPTLACGTGACATLVAGVLNGVLDREAAVSLKGGDLLIEWNEEDNRVYMTGPAEFVFEGSF
- a CDS encoding MerR family transcriptional regulator, with the protein product MVYNEATKGSGVGFMNQRLYTIKEVSMRTGLSTQLIRKWEERYGAVSPSRFPNGYRGYTKNDIEVLLYLKRKVDEGVPIGLAAEELKAMGPEPGGLALSKPESEPAVLPLQQPNGEAADYRESLLQLFLRLDQIGAQRFFDQLLALHHMDFVLLQVLAPVLVELGDRWERGEISEYQEHFGSHFIRERLLALRNLYHRSPDTPLIVTACSPGERHELGVLFFGYFMLQAGYQIVYLGASPSEKGIFDCLGQMKPAAFAFGSSSEELLEAALPFYRELDRRIGGLGLRTKVFIGGRSVTGDAVLPGTKVVHTLAGDAQEAVQKMRRLIG
- a CDS encoding Rqc2 family fibronectin-binding protein, whose translation is MSFDGLVVHCLVRELQSLVGGRINKIQMPTENDILLQVRAPGRSVKLLLSANPTYPRVHLTEESFLNPKEAPMFCMLLRKHCEGGIIESIEQPGLERIIHFGIRQRDELGDLSTKKIIVEIMGRHSNIILTDPGADTIIDGIHHVTPAISSYRIVMPGSAYTAPPEQYKAMPLEVAEGQFAALMTEAAESAEPGDGAAPRFWEGALVQRFSGFSPLAARELVHRASGGGTVLEPATAPARLWPPFAELMQRLRGGEAEPVIVEQTASGKAFFSILPLTHIEGETRRYPTVSELLEAYYSDKAERDTVKQRVSDLIRLLSNERAKNVKKLEKLQETMEDARDADRFRILGELLTASMHMLRKGEKQIEVINYYDEDQKPVVIELDPLLTPSENAQRYFKKYTKSKNSLIAVEEQMNQAHEEIRYLDTLLQQLASASLPDIEEIREELMEMGYLRARGRKGTKKKANAKPVLACYTSSEGIPIYVGKNNTQNEYLTNRLAHAGDTWLHTKDIPGSHVVIRSPEFGESTLHEAAQLAAYFSQAKESSGVPVDYTLIKHVRKPSGAKPGFVIYDHQRTLFVTPDSERIKALPVASK